From the genome of Aphelocoma coerulescens isolate FSJ_1873_10779 chromosome 26, UR_Acoe_1.0, whole genome shotgun sequence, one region includes:
- the DYRK3 gene encoding dual specificity tyrosine-phosphorylation-regulated kinase 3 — translation MLLGRKPDGPLAAARIGDGLYDSYMRIDECRYPEPTNEEQSPSGLPCLSRPHVSISKLMMKDHSLTGNQVKVEQLFEDSGNRRSSTLQSAGLTPERALPSLTKEKTLETLGPRGSGNSLKAHKAVSQAPEQAVKQFKHQLSAYEQQEIFNFSEIYFVGPSAKKRQGVIGGPNNSGYDDDQGSYIHVPHDHLAYRYEVLKIIGKGSFGQVAKVYDHKLHQHLALKMVRNEKRFHRQAAEEIRILEHLKKQDKTGSMNVIHMLESFTFRNHICMTFELLSMNLYELIKRNKFQGFSLQLVRKFAHSILQCLDALYRNKIIHCDLKPENILLKQQGRSGIKVIDFGSSCFEHQRVYTYIQSRFYRAPEVILGSRYGMPIDMWSFGCILVELLTGYPLFPGEDEADQLACMMELLGMPPQKLLDQSKRAKNFINSKGHPRYCTVMTQPDGKVTLGGSRSRRGKVRGAPGNKDWVTALKGCDDPLFIGFLKECLSWDPSARMIPSQALRHPWICKRVPKAAGLEKSSGRRISSYSGSFQGIANKLPPVAGIPNKLRANLASDASGNIPLCTVLPKLVS, via the coding sequence gTTTCTATCAGCAAACTCATGATGAAGGATCACTCTCTGACTGGAAATCAGGTCAAAGTGGAGCAGTTATTTGAGGACTCTGGCAACAGAAGAAGCAGCACTCTTCAGTCTGCAGGCCTTACTCCAGAAAGAGCTCTCCCTTCCTTGACAAAAGAGAAAACCCTAGAGACCCTGGGTCCTAGAGGCAGTGGAAACTCCTTGAAAGCACATAAAGCCGTTTCCCAAGCTCCAGAGCAAGCTGTCAAACAGTTCAAACATCAGCTATCAGCCTATGAGCAGCAGGAGATCTTTAATTTCTCTGAGATTTACTTTGTGGGGCCATCTGCCAAAAAGAGGCAGGGGGTCATCGGCGGCCCCAACAACAGCGGCTACGACGATGACCAAGGCAGCTACATCCACGTGCCCCACGACCACCTGGCTTACAGGTATGAAGTGCTCAAAATCATTGGCAAGGGCAGTTTTGGACAGGTTGCCAAAGTCTATGATCACAAACTCCACCAACACCTGGCCTTAAAGATGGTTCGCAATGAGAAGAGGTTCCATCGCCAAGCCGCCGAAGAGATCAGGATCCTGGAGCACCTGAAGAAGCAGGATAAAACAGGCAGCATGAATGTGATCCACATGCTGGAGAGCTTCACCTTCCGGAACCACATCTGCATGACCTTTGAACTGTTGAGTATGAACCTGTATGAGCTGATCAAAAGGAATAAGTTTCAGGGCTTCAGCCTCCAGCTGGTTCGGAAGTTCGCTCACTCCATCCTGCAGTGTTTGGATGCCCTTTACAGAAACAAAATCATCCACTGTGACTTGAAGCCAGAAAATATCCTCCTCAAACAGCAAGGGAGGAGTGGAATCAAGGTTATAGATTTTGGGTCCAGCTGTTTTGAGCACCAAAGAGTCTACACATACATCCAGTCCCGGTTTTATCGGGCGCCAGAGGTGATCCTGGGAAGCCGCTATGGGATGCCCATAGACATGTGGAGCTTTGGCTGTATTCTGGTGGAGCTTTTGACTGGCTACCCTCTTTTTCCTGGAGAGGACGAGGCAGACCAACTGGCCTGTATGATGGAACTTCTCGGAATGCCACCTCAGAAGCTTTTGGATCAATCCAAGCGAGCCAAGAACTTCATCAACTCCAAGGGTCACCCCCGTTACTGCACGGTGATGACGCAGCCGGACGGGAAGGTGACGCTGGGCGGGAGCCGCTCGCGCCGGGGCAAGGTCCGGGGTGCCCCGGGGAACAAGGACTGGGTGACAGCTCTGAAGGGCTGTGACGATCCCTTGTTCATTGGCTTCCTGAAGGAATGCCTCAGCTGGGATCCTTCTGCACGCATGAttcccagccaggccctgcggCACCCCTGGATCTGCAAACGGGTGCCCAAAGCAGCCGGCTTGGAGAAAAGCTCCGGCAGACGGATTTCGAGCTACTCGGGCTCCTTCCAAGGAATTGCCAACAAGCTGCCTCCCGTGGCTGGGATCCCCAACAAGCTGAGGGCCAATCTGGCCAGTGATGCCAGTGGCAACATCCCCCTGTGTACTGTGCTCCCCAAACTGGTCAGCTAG